In Streptomyces sp. DG2A-72, one genomic interval encodes:
- a CDS encoding DUF885 domain-containing protein, whose translation MSESKSPLPREVADAYVDELIALDPITGTYLGAKESSSRLPDTSPAGQEALAELQRATLAKLDEAERQVGAGSDIERRCARLLRERLSAELAMHEADEGLRAVGNLHTIAHAVREVFTVTPAQTEEDWAAIAERLRAVPAALAGYRESLQLGLDRKLYAAPRPTTTFVGQLTEWADTGEGRGWFEDFASSGPEALRARLNEAARGATAAVVQLRDWMRDVYAPTVEDAPNTVGRERYARWSRYFNGTELDLDEAYAYGWSEYHRLLGEMKQEAEKILPGSATPWVALAHLDEHGRHIEGVEEVRDWLQGLMDQAIEALDGTHFELAERVRKVESCIAPPGGAAAPYYTAPSEDFSRPGRTWLPTMGQTRFPVYDLVSTWYHEGVPGHHLQLAQWTHVAGNLSRYQATVGGVSANAEGWALYAERLMDELGFLTDAEQRLGYLDAQMMRAARVIVDIGMHLELEIPANSPFHPGERWTPELAQEFFGAHSSRPADFVESELTRYLTMPGQAIGYKLGERAWLLGREKARERHGDAFDLKAWHMAALSQGSLGLDDLVDELSAL comes from the coding sequence ATGTCAGAGTCGAAGAGCCCGCTGCCCCGAGAGGTCGCCGACGCGTACGTCGACGAGCTCATCGCCCTCGATCCGATCACCGGTACGTATCTCGGCGCCAAGGAGAGTTCGAGCCGGCTGCCCGACACCTCACCCGCGGGTCAGGAGGCACTCGCGGAACTCCAGCGGGCCACGCTCGCGAAGCTCGACGAGGCCGAACGGCAGGTCGGCGCGGGCAGTGACATCGAGCGCCGGTGCGCGCGCCTGCTGCGTGAGCGGCTCAGCGCGGAACTCGCCATGCACGAGGCCGACGAGGGCCTGCGTGCGGTCGGCAATCTGCATACGATCGCCCATGCGGTGCGCGAGGTCTTCACCGTCACGCCGGCGCAGACGGAGGAGGACTGGGCGGCGATCGCCGAGCGGCTGCGCGCGGTGCCGGCCGCGCTGGCGGGCTACCGCGAGTCCCTGCAACTGGGCCTGGACCGCAAGCTGTACGCGGCCCCGCGGCCCACCACCACCTTCGTCGGACAGCTCACCGAGTGGGCGGACACCGGCGAGGGACGCGGCTGGTTCGAGGACTTCGCGTCGTCGGGCCCCGAGGCGCTGCGTGCGCGGTTGAACGAGGCGGCACGCGGGGCGACCGCGGCCGTCGTGCAGCTGCGGGACTGGATGCGCGACGTGTACGCGCCGACCGTCGAGGACGCGCCGAACACGGTGGGCCGGGAGCGGTACGCCCGCTGGTCGCGCTACTTCAACGGCACCGAGCTCGACCTGGACGAGGCGTACGCGTACGGCTGGTCCGAGTACCACCGGCTGCTCGGCGAGATGAAGCAGGAAGCGGAGAAGATCCTGCCCGGCTCCGCGACGCCGTGGGTGGCGCTCGCCCACCTCGACGAGCACGGCCGGCACATCGAGGGCGTCGAGGAGGTCCGTGACTGGCTGCAGGGCCTGATGGACCAGGCGATCGAGGCGCTCGACGGGACGCACTTCGAACTCGCCGAGCGGGTACGGAAGGTGGAGTCCTGCATCGCCCCGCCCGGCGGCGCGGCGGCCCCGTACTACACGGCCCCGTCGGAGGACTTCTCGCGTCCGGGCCGCACCTGGCTGCCGACGATGGGCCAGACCCGCTTCCCGGTGTACGACCTCGTCTCGACCTGGTACCACGAGGGCGTCCCCGGGCATCACCTCCAACTCGCCCAGTGGACGCACGTCGCCGGGAACCTCTCCCGCTACCAGGCCACCGTCGGCGGAGTCAGCGCCAACGCCGAGGGCTGGGCGCTGTACGCGGAGCGCCTGATGGACGAACTCGGCTTCCTCACCGACGCGGAGCAGCGGCTCGGCTATCTCGACGCGCAGATGATGCGGGCGGCACGGGTCATCGTCGACATCGGCATGCACCTGGAGCTGGAGATCCCGGCCAACTCCCCCTTCCACCCCGGCGAGCGCTGGACGCCGGAGCTGGCCCAGGAGTTCTTCGGCGCACACAGCAGCCGCCCGGCCGACTTCGTGGAGAGCGAGCTGACGCGCTATCTGACGATGCCGGGCCAGGCGATCGGCTACAAGCTCGGCGAACGGGCGTGGCTGCTGGGCCGCGAGAAGGCGCGCGAGCGGCACGGCGACGCCTTCGACCTCAAGGCCTGGCACATGGCGGCCCTGTCCCAGGGCTCGCTGGGTCTGGACGACCTGGTGGACGAGCTGTCCGCACTCTGA
- a CDS encoding SDR family oxidoreductase, with protein MPRLPHPAPEALRRDPLPLRGRTALVTGASRRGGIGHAVARRLAAYGASVYLHHHVPHDAAMPWGADRPEDVTASVRAALGDPGARVIAGPGDLSDPAAPAHLIATAASALGGRLDILVANHALSGSDGTLDEINAAMLDAHWAVDTRSVLLLIQAYARQPEQPRGGRVVMMTSGQDIAGGMPGEIAYALQKGALASITRSLATTLAEQAITVNTVNPGPVDTDYLTGGAYEAVAARFPAGRWGMPDDPARLIAWLATDEAEWVTGQVIDSEGGFRR; from the coding sequence ATGCCCCGACTCCCGCACCCCGCCCCCGAAGCCCTGCGCCGTGACCCCCTGCCCCTGCGTGGCCGCACCGCCCTCGTGACCGGTGCCAGCCGGCGCGGCGGTATCGGACATGCCGTGGCCCGACGGCTCGCCGCGTACGGCGCGAGCGTCTATCTGCATCACCATGTGCCGCACGACGCCGCCATGCCCTGGGGCGCCGACCGCCCCGAGGACGTGACCGCGTCCGTGCGTGCGGCACTCGGCGATCCCGGCGCCCGGGTCATCGCCGGTCCCGGCGATCTCTCCGACCCGGCGGCCCCCGCCCACCTGATCGCCACGGCCGCCTCGGCGCTCGGCGGACGGCTCGACATCCTCGTCGCCAACCACGCCCTCAGCGGCTCCGACGGAACGCTCGACGAGATAAACGCGGCGATGCTCGACGCGCACTGGGCGGTCGACACCCGTTCGGTGCTGCTGCTGATCCAGGCCTATGCCCGGCAGCCGGAGCAGCCCCGCGGCGGGCGCGTGGTGATGATGACCTCCGGCCAGGACATCGCGGGCGGTATGCCCGGCGAGATCGCCTACGCCCTCCAGAAGGGCGCCCTCGCCTCCATCACCCGCTCCCTGGCGACCACGCTCGCCGAGCAGGCGATCACGGTGAACACCGTCAACCCCGGCCCCGTGGACACGGATTACCTGACCGGCGGCGCCTACGAGGCCGTCGCCGCCCGCTTCCCCGCCGGCCGGTGGGGCATGCCCGACGACCCCGCCCGTCTCATCGCCTGGCTGGCGACGGACGAGGCGGAGTGGGTCACGGGTCAGGTCATCGACTCGGAGGGCGGGTTCCGGCGCTGA
- a CDS encoding immunity 21 family protein: protein MVRYAEPGVVEWVESGGGPLIAVPETVLPFWAGADGDETASDYDRACEVDGFVGLLPVGDSAALVLGDEPALTTFLPAHDTFVRWCAADSEDELLARVPEALATAVWADEVRWHVPGPVLLFDSAWPGGDSERAGHLRIALEPGPYAVRAAQVQPGPETWLGLVQLRRLGD, encoded by the coding sequence ATGGTGCGATACGCGGAACCGGGCGTCGTGGAGTGGGTCGAGTCGGGCGGCGGGCCGCTCATAGCGGTGCCGGAGACGGTGCTGCCGTTCTGGGCGGGCGCCGACGGCGACGAGACCGCCTCGGACTACGACCGGGCCTGCGAGGTCGACGGCTTCGTCGGGCTGCTCCCGGTCGGGGACTCCGCGGCTCTGGTCCTGGGTGACGAGCCGGCCTTGACCACCTTCCTGCCGGCCCACGACACCTTCGTACGGTGGTGCGCGGCCGACTCCGAGGACGAACTGCTGGCCCGTGTCCCCGAGGCCCTCGCCACCGCGGTCTGGGCGGACGAGGTGCGCTGGCACGTGCCCGGGCCGGTGCTGCTGTTCGACTCGGCCTGGCCCGGAGGGGATTCCGAGCGGGCCGGCCACCTGAGGATCGCCCTGGAACCGGGGCCGTACGCGGTCCGGGCGGCGCAGGTGCAGCCCGGGCCGGAGACCTGGCTGGGGCTGGTGCAGTTGCGGCGGCTGGGGGACTGA
- a CDS encoding rhodanese-like domain-containing protein codes for MTTTTVNPVLRVAPATPAEAAAHFRAGLAFHADVSDVAAALSAGGDPGFVVLDSRSTESWDQGHIPGAVHLPTALIPEQAGQLLDKSVPVVTYCWGPGCNGATRAALALAELGYQVKEMLGGFEYWVREGFEFETWQGSERRASDPLTAPVDAEDCGC; via the coding sequence ATGACGACCACCACCGTGAACCCCGTCCTCCGCGTCGCCCCCGCCACCCCGGCCGAGGCCGCCGCCCACTTCCGCGCCGGCCTCGCCTTCCACGCCGACGTCTCCGACGTGGCCGCCGCGCTCTCGGCCGGCGGCGACCCGGGCTTCGTCGTGCTGGACTCCCGTTCCACCGAGTCCTGGGACCAGGGCCACATCCCGGGGGCCGTCCACCTCCCGACCGCGCTCATCCCCGAGCAGGCCGGTCAACTCCTCGACAAGTCGGTGCCCGTCGTGACGTACTGCTGGGGCCCCGGCTGCAACGGCGCGACCCGGGCCGCCCTCGCCCTCGCCGAACTCGGCTACCAGGTCAAGGAGATGCTCGGCGGCTTCGAGTACTGGGTGCGCGAGGGCTTCGAGTTCGAGACCTGGCAGGGCAGCGAACGCCGCGCCTCCGACCCTCTGACGGCGCCCGTGGACGCGGAGGACTGCGGCTGTTGA
- a CDS encoding Lrp/AsnC family transcriptional regulator encodes MATYSPDATDWRILDVLQREGRASFAELARAVSMSPSAVTERVRRLEEAGVIQGYAAVVDPERLGLPILAFVRLRYPTGNYKPFHDLVAATPEILEAHHVTGDDCFVIKVTARSMRHLEEVSGKIGALGSVTTSVVYSSPLPRRPLGR; translated from the coding sequence ATGGCCACGTATTCCCCGGACGCCACCGACTGGCGCATCCTCGACGTCCTCCAGCGGGAGGGCCGGGCCAGCTTCGCCGAGCTGGCCCGTGCCGTCTCCATGTCGCCGAGCGCGGTCACCGAACGGGTGCGGCGGCTGGAGGAGGCGGGCGTCATCCAGGGGTACGCGGCGGTCGTCGACCCGGAACGGCTCGGGCTGCCGATCCTGGCGTTCGTCCGGCTGCGCTACCCGACCGGCAACTACAAGCCCTTCCACGACCTCGTCGCCGCGACCCCCGAGATCCTGGAGGCCCACCACGTCACGGGCGACGACTGCTTCGTCATCAAGGTCACCGCCCGCTCGATGCGCCACCTGGAAGAGGTCTCCGGGAAGATCGGCGCCCTGGGCTCGGTCACCACGAGCGTCGTGTACTCATCACCCCTGCCCCGGCGCCCGCTCGGCCGCTGA
- a CDS encoding SMC family ATPase — protein sequence MRLHRLDMTAFGPFGGSQCVDFDELSAAGLFLLHGPTGAGKTSVLDAVCYALYGSVPGARQGGSLRSDHAAAGTRTEVTLELTVAGRRLELTRQPSWERPKKRGVGTTLDKAQSWLREYDAATGAWKDLSRSHQEIGEEITQLLGMSREQFCQVVLLPQGDFARFLRADAEARGRLLGRLFETHRFAEVEKSLAERRRATEARVRDQDAALLADAHRMQQAAGDAMDLAELAPGDPGLADAVMSAAAVARSTAREQLTIAHCRLTAAESGQAAADRALADVRELARLQQRFAQARERAALMEERVDAYREAQARMERARKAEVVAPALELREAADAEHRRAAAAQARARALLPEAFAGSGVGGLAAAARRAAEELGGLESARRAEHRLTELVAERAHLDRQERADDDVRQEAEAWLAEWEATRAALQARIDNAQQAATRAEQLAVQREPAQRRLGAARQRDQFAGDTEAAQQQALASAERAVEARAHWLDLKEQRLNGIAAELAANLTDGEPCAVCGATEHPAPARKVAGHVDREAEERALAAYQRADEQRAEDERRLGLVREALAAATAEAGDAPTDQLAEEAEELERLYEQARRDASGLHSGHEELRRAEQEHERRTAVRQEADVRAASRVGHRERLELEKAALKEELAQARGASASVAARAAQLEQQVALLSDAADAARAAEESAERLKAADGRLAESAFRAGFDTPQAAASALLDDAAHRELQQRLDAWQSEEAAVRAVLAEDDTAAAAQQPPADLEAAERAASAAAQRLRDAASARDAAARRCAELDRLSARSAQGVRRLAPLREEYDRVARLAGLSAGTSADNERKMRLESYVLAARLEQVAAAATVRLRRMSSGRYTLVHSDDRAGRGRSGLGLHVVDAWTGRERDTATLSGGETFFASLALALGLADVVTDEAGGVRLDTLFIDEGFGSLDEQTLDEVLDVLDSLRERDRSVGIVSHVADLRRRIHAQLEVVKGRAGSELRQRGVG from the coding sequence ATGAGGCTGCACCGCCTGGACATGACCGCCTTCGGGCCCTTCGGCGGGTCCCAGTGCGTCGACTTCGACGAGTTGTCGGCGGCCGGCCTCTTCCTCCTGCACGGACCGACCGGCGCCGGCAAGACCTCGGTCCTGGACGCCGTGTGCTACGCGCTGTACGGCTCGGTGCCCGGTGCCCGCCAGGGCGGTTCGCTGCGCAGCGACCATGCGGCGGCCGGTACCCGCACCGAGGTCACCCTCGAACTCACCGTCGCCGGACGCCGGTTGGAGCTGACCCGGCAGCCCTCCTGGGAGCGGCCGAAGAAGCGAGGTGTGGGGACGACCCTCGACAAGGCCCAGAGCTGGCTGCGCGAGTACGACGCCGCCACCGGCGCCTGGAAGGACCTCAGCCGCTCCCACCAGGAGATCGGCGAGGAGATCACCCAACTCCTCGGCATGAGCCGCGAGCAGTTCTGCCAGGTCGTGCTGTTGCCGCAGGGCGATTTCGCACGCTTCCTGCGCGCGGACGCCGAGGCACGCGGCAGACTGCTGGGCCGCCTCTTCGAGACGCACCGCTTCGCGGAGGTCGAGAAGAGCCTGGCCGAGCGCCGTCGCGCCACCGAGGCCCGGGTGCGCGACCAAGACGCCGCTCTGCTGGCCGACGCGCACCGCATGCAGCAGGCGGCGGGCGACGCCATGGACCTGGCGGAGCTGGCGCCCGGCGACCCCGGACTGGCCGACGCCGTCATGAGCGCCGCCGCCGTCGCCCGCAGCACCGCCCGCGAACAGTTGACGATCGCCCACTGCCGCCTCACGGCCGCCGAGTCCGGGCAGGCCGCGGCTGACCGGGCCCTGGCCGACGTACGCGAACTGGCGCGGCTGCAACAGCGGTTCGCTCAGGCACGCGAGCGCGCGGCGCTGATGGAGGAGCGCGTCGACGCCTACCGGGAGGCGCAGGCGCGCATGGAGCGGGCCCGCAAGGCGGAGGTGGTGGCGCCCGCGCTGGAGCTGCGGGAGGCCGCCGACGCCGAACACCGGCGCGCGGCGGCGGCACAGGCACGCGCGCGTGCCCTGCTGCCGGAGGCCTTCGCCGGCTCCGGCGTGGGCGGACTCGCCGCCGCCGCACGCCGGGCCGCCGAGGAGCTGGGCGGCCTGGAGTCGGCCCGTCGCGCCGAACACCGGCTGACCGAACTCGTCGCCGAGCGGGCTCACCTGGACCGTCAGGAGCGCGCCGACGACGACGTCCGCCAGGAGGCGGAGGCCTGGCTCGCCGAGTGGGAGGCGACCCGCGCCGCGCTCCAGGCCCGCATCGACAACGCCCAGCAGGCCGCGACCCGGGCCGAGCAGCTCGCCGTACAGCGCGAACCCGCCCAGCGGCGGCTCGGGGCGGCCCGGCAGCGGGACCAGTTCGCGGGCGACACCGAAGCCGCACAGCAGCAGGCGCTCGCCTCGGCCGAGCGTGCGGTCGAGGCTCGCGCCCACTGGCTGGACCTCAAGGAGCAGCGCCTGAACGGCATCGCCGCCGAACTCGCCGCGAACCTCACCGACGGCGAGCCCTGCGCCGTCTGCGGAGCCACCGAACACCCCGCTCCCGCACGCAAGGTCGCCGGGCACGTCGACCGGGAGGCGGAGGAGCGTGCACTCGCCGCCTACCAGCGCGCCGACGAACAGCGCGCGGAGGACGAGCGGCGCCTCGGCCTCGTACGGGAAGCCCTGGCCGCTGCCACCGCGGAGGCCGGAGACGCGCCAACGGACCAACTCGCCGAAGAGGCAGAGGAGTTGGAGCGGCTGTACGAACAGGCGCGCCGCGACGCGTCCGGGCTGCACTCCGGGCACGAGGAGCTGCGCCGGGCCGAGCAGGAGCACGAGCGGCGCACCGCCGTACGGCAGGAGGCGGACGTACGAGCCGCGTCGCGGGTGGGACACCGGGAGCGCCTGGAGCTGGAGAAGGCCGCGCTGAAGGAGGAGTTGGCACAGGCCCGGGGCGCCTCGGCGAGCGTGGCCGCGCGGGCGGCGCAGCTGGAGCAGCAGGTCGCCCTGCTCTCGGACGCCGCCGACGCCGCGCGGGCCGCCGAGGAGAGCGCCGAGCGGCTCAAGGCCGCGGACGGCCGGCTCGCCGAGTCCGCCTTCCGCGCCGGGTTCGACACCCCGCAGGCCGCGGCGTCCGCCCTGCTCGACGACGCGGCCCACCGCGAGCTGCAACAGCGGCTGGACGCCTGGCAGTCCGAGGAGGCCGCCGTCCGCGCGGTCCTCGCCGAGGACGACACCGCGGCCGCCGCCCAGCAGCCGCCCGCCGACCTCGAAGCGGCCGAGCGGGCCGCGTCGGCCGCGGCCCAGCGGCTGCGCGACGCCGCGTCCGCCCGCGACGCGGCGGCCCGGCGCTGCGCCGAACTCGACCGGCTCTCCGCGCGATCGGCACAGGGCGTACGACGGCTGGCGCCGCTGCGCGAGGAGTACGACCGGGTGGCCCGCCTCGCCGGCCTCAGCGCGGGCACCTCGGCGGACAACGAACGCAAGATGCGCCTGGAGTCGTATGTGCTGGCCGCCCGCCTGGAACAGGTGGCCGCCGCCGCGACCGTACGGCTGCGGCGCATGTCCTCCGGTCGCTACACCCTCGTCCACTCCGACGACCGCGCCGGTCGCGGGCGCAGCGGACTCGGACTGCACGTGGTCGACGCCTGGACCGGGCGCGAGAGGGACACGGCGACCCTCTCGGGCGGCGAGACGTTCTTCGCCTCGCTCGCCCTCGCCCTCGGCCTCGCGGACGTCGTCACGGACGAGGCGGGAGGCGTCCGGCTGGACACCCTCTTCATCGACGAGGGCTTCGGCAGCCTCGACGAGCAGACCCTCGACGAGGTACTCGACGTACTCGACTCACTGCGTGAACGAGACCGCAGCGTCGGCATCGTCAGCCACGTCGCCGACCTGCGCAGACGCATTCACGCGCAGTTGGAGGTCGTCAAGGGCAGAGCCGGCTCCGAGCTGCGGCAGCGGGGCGTCGGCTGA
- a CDS encoding exonuclease SbcCD subunit D, whose protein sequence is MRLLHTSDWHLGRAFHRVNMLDAQAEFIAHLVTTVREREVDAVVVSGDVYDRAVPPLAAVELFDDALHRLADLGVPTVMISGNHDSARRLGVGAGLMEHAGIFLCTDASSAGMPVILADEHGDVVFYGLPYLEPALVKGEFKVEKPGHEAVLAAAMDRVRSDLATHAPGTRSVVLAHAFVTGGEASDSERDITVGGVASVPAGVFDGVDYVALGHLHGCQTITERVRYSGSPLPYSFSEAAHRKTMWLVDLAADGSVTAERVDCPVPRALARIRGTLEELLADPGLARHEEAWVEATLIDPVRPADPMARLTERFPHTLSLVFDPERAPEDPDVSYAKRLAGRSDQQIAEDFVAHVRGAGPDEHERTVLRDAFDAVRADGTVREVAR, encoded by the coding sequence ATGAGGCTCCTGCACACTTCCGACTGGCATCTGGGCCGGGCGTTCCACCGCGTGAACATGCTCGACGCCCAGGCCGAGTTCATCGCCCACCTCGTCACGACCGTGCGTGAGCGCGAGGTGGACGCGGTGGTCGTGTCGGGAGACGTGTACGACCGGGCGGTCCCGCCGCTCGCCGCGGTCGAGCTGTTCGACGACGCCCTGCACCGGCTCGCCGACCTCGGCGTGCCGACGGTGATGATCTCCGGGAACCATGACTCGGCGCGCCGGCTCGGCGTCGGCGCCGGGCTCATGGAACACGCGGGCATCTTCCTGTGCACCGATGCCTCGTCGGCCGGGATGCCGGTGATCCTGGCGGACGAGCACGGCGACGTGGTGTTCTACGGCCTGCCCTACCTCGAACCTGCCCTGGTCAAGGGCGAGTTCAAGGTGGAGAAGCCGGGACACGAGGCTGTCCTCGCAGCCGCCATGGACCGCGTCCGCTCCGACCTCGCCACACACGCCCCCGGCACCCGCTCCGTCGTCCTCGCGCACGCCTTCGTCACCGGCGGCGAGGCCAGCGACAGCGAACGGGACATCACGGTCGGCGGGGTGGCCTCGGTCCCCGCCGGGGTGTTCGACGGCGTCGACTATGTGGCGCTCGGTCATCTGCACGGCTGCCAGACCATCACCGAGCGCGTGCGCTACTCCGGTTCCCCGCTGCCGTACTCCTTCTCGGAGGCCGCCCATCGCAAGACCATGTGGCTCGTCGACCTGGCCGCCGACGGGTCGGTGACCGCCGAGCGCGTCGACTGCCCGGTGCCTCGTGCGCTGGCCCGGATCCGCGGCACCCTGGAGGAACTGCTCGCCGACCCCGGCCTGGCCCGGCACGAGGAGGCGTGGGTCGAGGCCACGCTCATCGACCCGGTCCGCCCGGCCGACCCGATGGCCCGGCTCACCGAGCGCTTCCCGCACACGCTGAGCCTCGTCTTCGACCCCGAGCGGGCGCCGGAGGATCCTGACGTGTCGTACGCCAAGCGGCTCGCCGGCCGCAGCGACCAGCAGATCGCCGAGGACTTCGTGGCCCATGTGCGCGGCGCCGGGCCCGATGAGCACGAGCGGACCGTGCTGCGGGACGCGTTCGACGCGGTGCGCGCGGACGGAACCGTGAGGGAGGTGGCGCGATGA
- a CDS encoding YigZ family protein, whose amino-acid sequence MQDEYRTVARAGVHETEVNRSRFICALAPAATEQEAQDFVVAVRKEHADATHNCYAYVIGADAAIQKASDDGEPGGTAGVPMLQMLLRRDMRYVVAVVTRYYGGVKLGAGGLIRAYGGAVGEALDTLGTITRRRFRLATVTVDHLRAGKVHNDLRATGREVRDVRYGEAVTIEIGLPDADVEALRAWLADATAGTAGFELGGEAYGDA is encoded by the coding sequence ATGCAGGACGAGTACCGCACAGTGGCCCGCGCGGGCGTGCACGAGACCGAGGTCAACCGCTCCCGCTTCATCTGTGCACTGGCGCCGGCCGCCACCGAGCAGGAGGCCCAGGACTTCGTCGTGGCCGTCCGCAAGGAGCACGCGGACGCCACCCACAACTGCTACGCGTACGTCATCGGTGCCGACGCCGCGATCCAGAAGGCGAGCGACGACGGCGAACCCGGCGGCACCGCGGGCGTCCCCATGCTCCAGATGCTGCTCCGTCGCGACATGCGGTACGTCGTCGCCGTCGTCACCCGCTACTACGGCGGCGTCAAGCTCGGCGCGGGCGGCCTCATCAGGGCGTACGGCGGTGCGGTGGGCGAGGCCCTGGACACCCTCGGCACGATCACCCGCAGGCGCTTCCGCCTCGCCACGGTGACCGTCGACCACCTGCGTGCGGGCAAGGTCCACAACGACCTGCGCGCCACCGGCCGCGAGGTGCGGGACGTGCGCTACGGCGAGGCCGTCACGATCGAGATCGGGCTGCCGGACGCCGATGTGGAGGCGTTGCGGGCGTGGCTGGCCGACGCCACCGCGGGGACGGCCGGGTTCGAACTGGGTGGAGAGGCGTACGGGGACGCCTGA
- a CDS encoding histidine phosphatase family protein: protein MNARFGTGPLRRLVVLRHAKSAWPDGVADHARPLAPRGRRDAPAAGIALAEADCLPDLALCSTAVRARQTWELASAQWGTPPPVRHDPRLYAADVPDLLSVVHDVSAEVETLLLIGHNPGLEELVLALAGDSLDDALERVRVKFPTSAIAVLAWYGTSWRGLAPGGALLTSMTVPRGKK, encoded by the coding sequence ATGAACGCCCGCTTCGGAACCGGCCCCCTGCGCCGCCTGGTCGTCCTGCGGCACGCCAAGTCCGCCTGGCCGGACGGCGTCGCCGACCACGCCCGCCCGCTCGCTCCGCGAGGCCGCCGGGACGCGCCCGCCGCGGGCATCGCGCTCGCCGAGGCCGACTGTCTGCCGGACCTGGCGCTGTGCTCCACCGCCGTCCGCGCCCGGCAGACCTGGGAACTGGCCTCCGCCCAGTGGGGCACCCCGCCGCCGGTGCGCCACGACCCGAGACTGTACGCGGCCGACGTCCCCGACCTGCTTTCCGTCGTGCACGACGTGTCCGCCGAGGTCGAGACCCTGCTGCTGATCGGGCACAACCCCGGCCTGGAAGAACTGGTCCTCGCGCTCGCCGGCGACAGTCTCGACGACGCGCTGGAGAGAGTCCGTGTGAAGTTCCCGACGTCGGCGATCGCCGTCCTGGCCTGGTACGGCACGTCATGGCGGGGTCTCGCCCCGGGCGGAGCCCTGCTGACGTCGATGACGGTGCCGCGCGGGAAGAAGTAG
- a CDS encoding CoA-binding protein: MYGDAATVRKILTELGDTWAVVGLSNNERRAAHGVADVLQRFGKRIVPVHPKAETVHGEKGYPSLEAIPFPVDVVDVFVNSDLAGAVADEAVAKGAKAVWFQLDVIDEAAYHRTRAAGLEMVMDRCPAIEIPRLS; this comes from the coding sequence GTGTACGGAGACGCAGCGACGGTCCGCAAGATCCTCACCGAGCTCGGCGACACCTGGGCCGTGGTGGGCCTGTCGAACAACGAGCGGCGCGCGGCCCATGGCGTCGCCGATGTGCTGCAGCGCTTCGGCAAGCGGATCGTGCCCGTCCACCCGAAGGCCGAGACGGTCCACGGAGAGAAGGGATACCCGTCCCTGGAGGCGATCCCCTTCCCAGTCGACGTCGTCGATGTCTTCGTCAACAGCGATCTCGCCGGTGCTGTCGCCGACGAGGCGGTCGCGAAGGGGGCCAAGGCGGTCTGGTTCCAGCTCGACGTCATCGACGAGGCGGCGTACCACCGCACCCGGGCGGCAGGCCTGGAGATGGTGATGGACCGGTGCCCGGCGATCGAGATACCTCGGCTGAGTTAG
- a CDS encoding formylglycine-generating enzyme family protein — MVLLPGGEFLMGAEDSEGFPADGEGPVRAVRLDAFRIDACAVTNEQFAAFVDDTGHITDAERFGWSYVFAGFLPGALRRGAPRPEQTPWWCGIEGATWQRPEGPGSTVEDRGDHPVVHVSWQDAAAYAAWGGKRLPTEAEWEYAARGGLEQRRYPWGDELNPGGEFRCNIWRGSFPTKNTADDGYRGTAPVDAFDPNGFGLYNVSGNVWEWCADWWATDHTTVNHINPTGPGSGTAKVIRGGSHMCHKSYCNRYRVAARSANTPDSTSGHMGFRCAQDIRP, encoded by the coding sequence ATGGTGCTGCTGCCCGGTGGCGAGTTCCTGATGGGCGCGGAGGACAGCGAGGGATTTCCGGCCGACGGTGAGGGTCCGGTCCGGGCGGTGCGGCTCGACGCGTTCCGTATCGACGCGTGCGCGGTGACCAACGAGCAGTTCGCGGCCTTCGTCGACGACACCGGGCACATCACCGATGCCGAGCGCTTCGGCTGGTCGTACGTCTTCGCGGGCTTCCTGCCCGGCGCCCTGCGCCGTGGTGCCCCGCGTCCCGAGCAGACGCCCTGGTGGTGCGGGATCGAGGGTGCGACCTGGCAGCGTCCGGAGGGGCCCGGCAGCACGGTGGAGGACCGCGGCGACCACCCGGTGGTGCATGTGTCGTGGCAGGACGCGGCGGCGTACGCGGCCTGGGGGGGCAAGCGGCTGCCCACGGAGGCCGAGTGGGAGTACGCGGCCCGCGGCGGACTGGAGCAGCGGCGCTATCCCTGGGGCGACGAGCTCAACCCGGGCGGCGAGTTCCGCTGCAACATCTGGCGCGGCAGCTTCCCGACGAAGAACACCGCCGACGACGGCTACCGCGGCACCGCGCCCGTGGACGCCTTCGACCCCAACGGCTTCGGCCTGTACAACGTCTCCGGGAACGTCTGGGAGTGGTGCGCCGACTGGTGGGCCACCGACCACACCACCGTGAACCACATCAACCCCACCGGTCCCGGCTCCGGCACCGCCAAGGTCATCCGCGGCGGCTCGCACATGTGCCACAAGTCGTACTGCAACCGCTACCGCGTCGCGGCCCGCAGCGCCAACACCCCCGACAGCACCAGCGGCCACATGGGCTTCCGCTGCGCGCAGGACATACGTCCGTGA